The following proteins are encoded in a genomic region of Oryza brachyantha chromosome 11, ObraRS2, whole genome shotgun sequence:
- the LOC102702695 gene encoding disease resistance protein RGA4-like — protein sequence MEAALLSGLIRVAVPKLMSTASDRYKLHRGLKDDMSFLATELKMIGAAIDRELSSPSGGDHGAVLQLSMEELRKLAHDIEDCIDEILYRATREQQSSAVVRTLRSSIKKLHDDPKLGRRMQRLREKVEQANRRSERYRVAAARPSSPATAAAAAVAEQSSDPRNIHVSLVGVEAPQAELRQQLAEARKLRVISVVGFSGSGKTALAAEVYNHEREENCMFDKFAWACAARKDPGEVLSELLRGVGADDRSSKATTDVGQLCVDLRQQLEKKRYLIVIDDIRTEALWKAIEPAFPAHKGVRSRIIVTTTIQSVANCVCGFSDGYVLEISRLNDHYSKQLLCKKACPDQYANYDQPDTTAILKQCDGQPLALVTVGEFLRANGWPVGPDCDRISNGLQYYLRKETFERMRRMMMSSYATLPGHALKACLLYLCVFPSDHPVRRKSLLRRWLAEGFVEAEPQSLDSALFDPADAFHELINRKIIRPINVSNNCSVRTCKTYGMMHGFLLGMATSQNFVTLFSDQKPEPRYARRLSVHGGTVLHGDDSKGINLSLIRSLTIFGEASESVLDLSKYQLLRVLDLEKCDNLKNGHLQDVCNLLLLKYMSLGGEVTRIPSDIGKLEYLEVLDLRRTKVDVVPVQVFQLPSLIHLFGKFKLQPPDESKQATEVLQFLSKDKSKLETLAGFVTDGSEGFLHLLGFMKKLRKVEIWCKSSAGSTDAPVQQKRRTGVRTDLRTAIEKFILDDMVANPGRRTLSLHFDERSEEFLKSLTGSFYLSSLKLQGNFTKLPKFVLSVRGLVELCISSGTLTTRLLEALSTLVRLKYLKLIADELQNFIIRKTSFPSLVRLCIAVENPTFPSIEEGALEYLVALQVLCKKLKGLSDIKIEKLLNLQEVTLDAMVSTETKELWKKATKEHPRRPKMLLLNSLDTSEYELTHYCSASGHGEIVETESSHASGRPVQEMNIQKPLNQGLESSYVLKKQNNCAGQSSPNQLSSDTYLYT from the exons cACCCTGCGGTCGTCCATCAAGAAGCTCCACGACGACCCCAAGCTCGGCCGGAGGATGCAGCGGCTGAGGGAGAAAGTGGAGCAGGCGAATCGGCGGAGCGAGCGATAcagggtcgccgccgctcggccctcCTCCCCTGctactgccgccgccgccgccgtggcggaaCAGTCCTCGGACCCGCGCAACATTCACGTGagcctcgtcggcgtcgaggCGCCTCAGGCGGAGCTCCGGCAGCAGCTGGCGGAAGCGAGGAAGCTCAGAGTGATCTCCGTCGTCGGATTCTCCGGGTCCGGCAAGACCGCCCTCGCGGCGGAGGTGTACAACCATGAGCGCGAGGAGAACTGCATGTTCGACAAGTTCGCGTGGGCCTGTGCCGCGCGCAAGGACCCCGGCGAGGTGCTCTCGGAGTTGCTCCGTGGGGTTGGCGCGGACGATCGTTCCTCCAAGGCGACTACGGATGTCGGCCAGCTCTGTGTAGATCTCAGGCAACAGTTGGAGAAGAAGAG GTATTTGATTGTAATTGATGACATTCGAACAGAGGCTCTGTGGAAAGCCATCGAACCGGCCTTCCCAGCTCATAAGGGCGTGAGGAGCAGAATAATTGTGACGACAACTATCCAGTCAGTAGCCAATTGTGTATGCGGCTTTTCTGACGGCTATGTGCTGGAAATCAGCAGGCTTAACGACCACTATTCGAAGCAATTGCTATGCAAGAAGGCTTGCCCGGATCAATACGCAAACTACGATCAACCAGACACGACAGCAATCCTGAAACAATGCGACGGCCAGCCGCTCGCCCTCGTTACAGTCGGCGAATTCCTCCGGGCAAACGGGTGGCCGGTGGGGCCTGACTGCGACCGTATAAGCAACGGGCTGCAGTACTACCTGAGAAAGGAGACCTTTGAGAGGATGAGAAGGATGATGATGAGTAGCTACGCCACTCTGCCTGGCCATGCTCTCAAGGCCTGCCTGCTGTACCTCTGCGTGTTTCCCTCCGACCACCCGGTCAGGAGGAAGAGCCTGCTGAGGCGATGGTTAGCTGAGGGGTTCGTAGAGGCAGAACCACAGTCCTTGGACAGTGCCCTGTTTGATCCTGCAGACGCGTTCCATGAGCTCATTAACCGGAAAATTATCCGTCCCATCAACGTAAGCAACAACTGCAGCGTCAGGACCTGCAAGACGTACGGCATGATGCACGGGTTTCTTTTGGGCATGGCCACCTCCCAGAACTTCGTAACGTTGTTTTCTGATCAGAAGCCGGAGCCCAGGTACGCCCGTCGGCTCTCTGTCCATGGCGGCACTGTTCTCCATGGTGATGATTCGAAAGGCATAAACTTGTCACTTATTCGGTCCCTGACAATCTTCGGCGAAGCGAGTGAATCTGTGTTGGACTTGAGCAAGTATCAGCTGCTGCGAGTCTTGGATCTTGAGAAGTGTGATAACCTGAAGAATGGCCATCTGCAGGACGTATGCAACCTGCTGCTCCTTAAATATATGAGCCTCGGGGGAGAAGTTACCAGGATTCCAAGTGATATTGGAAAGCTGGAATATTTGGAGGTATTAGATTTAAGGAGAACGAAGGTAGACGTGGTGCCCGTACAAGTCTTCCAGTTGCCATCCTTGATTCATTTGTTTGGGAAATTTAAGCTACAGCCTCCGGACGAATCCAAGCAAGCAACTGAAGTGCTGCAGTTCCTCTCCAAAGATAAGAGTAAATTGGAGACTCTAGCTGGATTTGTTACTGACGGAAGCGAAGGGTTCCTCCATCTTTTGggtttcatgaaaaaactgAGAAAGGTGGAAATTTGGTGCAAATCGTCTGCAGGTAGCACTGATGCTCCCGTGCAACAGAAACGCAGAACTGGCGTGCGGACTGATCTTAGGACGGCAATTGAGAAGTTCATTCTGGATGATATGGTGGCAAATCCTGGTAGACGTACATTATCACTTCATTTTGATGAACGGTCTGAGGAATTCTTGAAATCCCTGACAGGATCTTTCTATCTCAGCTCGCTGAAATTACAAGGCAATTTTACCAAATTACCAAAGTTTGTCCTGTCAGTTCGTGGTCTGGTAGAGCTATGCATTTCGTCTGGTACATTGACAACTCGTCTTCTCGAAGCTCTGAGTACTTTGGTACGCTTGAAGTATCTTAAACTGATCGCTGACGAGCTCCAAAACTTCATCATCAGAAAAACGTCATTTCCCTCCCTTGTAAGACTTTGTATTGCCGTGGAAAATCCTACATTCCCATCAATCGAGGAAGGAGCTTTGGAGTACCTGGTCGCTCTTCAGGTGCTCTGCAAAAAGCTAAAGGGCCTTTCTGACatcaaaattgaaaaactGTTGAATCTTCAGGAGGTCACTCTTGATGCTATGGTCAGTACAGAAACAAAAGAGCTATGGAAAAAAGCCACAAAGGAGCATCCCAGGAGGCCTAAAATGCTGTTGCTCAATTCTCTCGATACATCAGAATATGAGCTTACACACTACTGTTCTGCATCAGGACACGGTGAAATTGTGGAAACGGAAAGTTCACATGCATCGGGGAGGCCAGTACAAGAGATGAACATTCAAAAGCCACTTAACCAAGGATTGGAATCCTCTTATGTGTTGAAGAAACAGAATAATTGTGCTGGTCAATCAAGCCCAAACCAGTTGTCAAGTGACACGTACCTGTATACATAG